DNA from Brassica napus cultivar Da-Ae chromosome C4, Da-Ae, whole genome shotgun sequence:
cagggagtgtagtgatagccaatggtaccaggatcccaatagaaggagtgggaaacctcaagctgtttgagaagaactccactgccttctacctaccccagtttacatccaatctaatctcagttaagaaggctacagttgatttggattgtcaagtggttttcagaccaaatgaagttgagttccaggatttgaagactggaagggttattggcagaggagacagcaagcatcagctctatcatctccaaacaactgaggcgtcTAGTCCTGTGgggtctgtgtgtttaagcagcacaacggataggtgtgataatctcacatggcatgcaaggctgggacatcctcatgccaaggcaattgaactgattctacctagtatggcgttcaatcacttggagtgtgaagcttgtatacttggaaagcactgtaggactgtcttcccaacatcagaaaccagatatgagaattgctttgatctggtgcattcagacgtgtggacagctccctgtatgtctagagacagccataagtactttgtgacattcattgatgagaagtcaaagtacacatggatcaccatgattccctccaaagacagagtcctagaagccttcatgaacttccaatcatatgttactaaccagtacaatgccactgtgaagattctgaggtctgataatggaggagaatacactagcaatgctttcaagagtcatcttgcaaagcatgggattgggcaacaaactagctgtccttacacaccacaacaaaatggggtggctgagaggaagaacagacatttgatggaggttgcgagatcaataatgttccacatgaatgtccctaaaaggttttggagtgatgctgttcagaccgcttgctatctcatcaatagagtgccaacccgtgtcttgaagaaactgtctccctttgaagtattgaacaagaccaagccacacattgatcatttgagagtctttgggtgcttatgttatgtgatgatccccgaagaaagaaggaacaagctagaagcaaagagtactaaagctatgttcattgggtactcaatcactcagaaaggctacaaatgttatgatccaataactaggaaggttatggtatctagagaagtgaagtttgttgagtctacaGGGTATTataaggagaagaaatgggaagacctagaggatctgtcccaagttccatcagagaaggcaacaacattgagagtgttgttggagaggctagggataggattatcccaagatcaggaaccaggaagaacaggaccttctaatcaagctggagaagctggaggaacaacccctcttgatcatgagagggggaatggatctgaatcaggggagcaggagcataaccaagaggattcaggtcagcatgatcaggaggagacacaggaagtagagaatgttgctcagtctagtggagataaGCAAGGAGAGTCTACTGGTACAGaagagagtgaagctcagtcaggtggaaatgagcagggagaaccttctggtttaagagaggaagcacaagagaatgttcaggctcaagaacaggttgagaccttgcggaggagcacaaggataaggagggatccttccaactgggtaaacacgagagtgtactacaatgcccaggctgtggagcatccctctcaagccatgtgttcctttgcagaatatccagaagagcacatggtgtttatgagtaacttggatgagaatgagataccaagatcttatgaagaagctatgaagcacaaggtgtggagagattcagtaggagatgaaagggatgcaatgatcaggaatgacacttggtatgaaagtgagttacctagagaaaagaaggcagtttcaagcaagTGGATTTTCACCATcaaatatcttgcaaatggggagatagacaggcacaagaccaggctggttgcaagaggatttacacagacttatggagaagattacattgatacttttgcaccagtggccaagcttcacacagttcgaattgtgttatccattgcaacaaacttggagtgggatttgtggcagatggatgtgaagaatgctttcttgcaaggtgagctagaagatgaggtatatatgcttcctcctcctggtcttgagcatctagtgaagccaggaaacgttttgagattgaagaaagctatatatgggttaaagcaatctcctagagcctggtacaggaagctgagtacaacactcaatgggagagggttcaggaagtctgaactagatcacacactcttcacactggtcggaccatcagggatcattgtgattctagtgtatgtggatgatttgattatcacaggaagtgataaggctgggattaaagccactaaagagtttctcaggtcagtttttgatatcaaagacttgggagagatgaagtatttcttgggtattgagatatgcagatcaaaggagggtttgttcatgtctcaaagaaagtataccATGGACATGCTGAAGGaaactgatgtacttggaggaaagacagataagacacctcttgaggaggggtataaggtcttgcgtgagggggaggttgaagagaacaaagtgtttgaggatgctaagctgtataggaggatggttggaaagctgatctacttgacgattacaagacctgatatatgctttgcagtgaatcaggtgagccagcatatgcaggcaccaaaggttcatcattggaagatggttgataggatactgaggtatttgagtggcacgtctggtcaaggagtttggatgggttgtaatggcagtacagaagtggttggatattgtgatgctgattcggcaggagatagagtggacagaagatcaactactgggtattgtacattcattggagggaacttggtcacttggaagagtaagaagcagaaggttatctcctgttcaagtgctgaagctgagtatagagccatgttgaagctgacaaacgagttggtgtggattaaggggatcttgaagcatttggagattgagcaaatcactcctatgacaatgcattgtgacaatcaagcagttatccacattgcttctaactcagtctttcatgagaggacgaagcatatagaagttgattgccacaaggtgagacagatgattatacttggagtgatattgccatgttatacaagaagtgaagatcagcttgcagatgtgtttactaaggcagcgagagtaaagacaatggagtccatactatcaagacttggactcattgatcttactcctatgagctgagccccttaaccatggagtctccactctttttccctcatcaaggttttatcccattgggttttccttggtgaggtttttaattagggaggtcttcatggtttccaagcttgacttgttctacatggtcaagcttgagggggagtgttgagataaggagatgaagagttgatacatggatagaggaagggatttggagcaggcagtaactttggagatttaccatagtaactttattgttactgtggtaactgagttaaaagacttggaaagttaccttgcatacatttggagagtgaaacacgccaggaggagtctggataagcaaggaggagtttggataaggtctggtcaagactagagagctttagacaggctggcaccagctggaaagctaaagcaagatacccaagcatgtgaggaaccttattggctagtttgaatgaagcatctttgactacacatgcttctgatcctagctagactgaacctggacgtttCTATGTATCCCtactctatatatgttgtaaactctctcattaattaatctaatggagttttgagtctctctctttattctctcactaaaatctcttaatctctttaatctcttcatctgattatccctgtttggttgaatcatgctctaatacacaaaagtgtataccaATATCTCAGTTATCAGATCATGCTTTGGATTCGTTGAGGTTGAATCTTCACGACCCTCAAGTTCTATCTCTGACGCCTTTTTTTGGAAACACATGACAAATTATTATATCAACAAGCAGCAGACAATCCAACTTCATAAAATCTATGTGGTCAGATTGATTTTGACTTACTATCTTTTCAGCCGCATTCACATTGACAGGCGTTCCATCCTTCTTAGTTCGTGATTTCACCCACACTTTTAGCCTTGACACTTTTGATGGGTCTTCGCTAGCCTTAACCAGATCTTCTCTCAATCTCACCATTCCTTTACGGCCGCAAGTGTGAGGGATCTGCTTCTGTCTTCTTTCCCTGCAACTGTCACTGACAACCTTGAAGGCAGAACTTGTCTTCTCTCTAAAAAATTTACGCCATTCAGTTGGAGTTACATTCTTGGGTCGCAGCTCCATCCTTGCTTTCATTGTAGGAGCATTCCTGATTGTGGTTACCAGGCGTGATTTGGATGCTCTCCACAAACATCACATCTGCTTAAACAAAGCATCCTTTTTGAACTCTTCGTCCACGTCAAACCTCATATGTATTCACGTATGGGAGACACATTAGCATATAACCAAAATACATGATAAATGTATAAGTTCATTCAGGTTACCGTAATGGACTTCCATAGCACAGTTTTGATATCTTCAGTAACCTTCCTCCAGTTATCAATGACCACAGGAACATGTTCACGTACTAAGGGACCCAAATAGGAGGATAACATTATTGACCCTGGACCACAAGGTTCTCCCAAATCGGTGAAGTCAACATGTAGCCATTCATTTGGATCCTTAGCAATCTGCTTCATCTTCGTTACTCCTCGACGTCTTTTACGCTGAGTAATTGTGTCAGTCTGAGTCTGCTGTTCATCAGCTTCCtcaatttcttcttcctccatttggtcttgttcttcttcctccatttcATCATGCTCTTCGTCCTCCATTTGATTCTGCTCTCCTTCCTCCATTTCATTATGCTCTTCTTCCTCCATTTCATTTTGCTCCTCTTCCTCTGAAACTTCTTTGTTTGGTACTTCTTCGAGGAGTTGCTCTTCTTCCTCTGAAACTTCTTTGTTTGGTACTTCTTCGAGAAATTGCTCTTCTTCCTCCATTTCAACCTCCATTTCTACCAATTCCTCCACTTCTGTCTGCTTCTTCTTCGGTGTCCTTGACTTCTTCACACGCTTGTTCTTACGATTCCCCATCAAGGTTCACCTGAAACATAAAAGAGTGAGTAAGTGTCAATGTCTAAAAACACAATGAAACACAGAACAAAATGCTGGAAATTAAACAAACAAGACTAAGAAAACAgagaataagatcaaaacagaCAACACTCAAGCAACAAAAAAACACAGATAATTtcattacaaacaaaaaaacaggtTCCTCCCATCAAACATTCATCACAACATCTGCAATatcaaccaaaaaaatgttTCCTTTCAAACATAAATTCCTTCACAGTCCGCCCTGGCATTTCTAGAATCATCAACCAAGTCATCAGCATCCATAGCTACAACTGTTGGCAATGGACCAACATCTGCATGACCATCTTCACAATCGTCTTCACTGTATCTTCTTGTAGGACCCCTCTCATAGCTACATACCAACTGGATGACTCATCTACTCTAGAATAAAATATTTGCTTGGCTTGTGAGGCGAGGATGTATGGATCTCTAGCAAAAGCCATTTGGCTTTGGTTCAGGTTGACTAGTGTGAAGCCATCTTCTACCTTCACTCCATTTCCTATGTTTGCCCATTGGCAGCGGAATACAGGAATGTAGAATGTATTGTAGTCGATCAGTAGAATCTCCACCACTCTTCCATAGTAAGTTACTCAATCAATCATCTGAGAAGTGTCTTTTGCACTAGATCGACACATTGATGTTGCCTCATATAAAACACCACTGTTCTGAGTTTGCCTGTCAACTGAAATGGTGTGAAACCGCAGACCATTAATGATATAGCCACTGTAAGCCCTTGCGCTTGCACGAGGACCGTAGGCCAACCACTTCAGTGTTTCTTCGTGATTCTGTGAAGTAATTGGTATCTATAACAGAAAATGTTAACTGTCAATACATATCTATAACAAAACACCTTAACAATAAAATTCTTGCTCAAATTAGGAACTTGCCTGCTCTTTTAACCAGGATGCAAATTTCTGAGTATGGGTTCTCCATAATGTTGTTGCATCACGTCTACATCTTTCATTACTGTCCTGTAGATGTTGTAGGtgcatgctgcaaattaaaacatgacaaattATTAGCATCTCAAGATACAAACACTCAgcagtaatttattttaaaaaaaatacaagacttACTCCACATAAGGTTCCACGATTGCCATATTGTGAATCACAGCAAGATGTACAATGTTCATATCCTTCTCAGAAAGAACACAATCAGTGCCTGCGGATTTTGGACGTCCCTCCAGAATAGAGCTACTCTCGAACTCAGTATTCCTTTCACGTTTCTCCTCATAACTTGTTGTCTTTTTCAAGAACTCACTGCAGAATCTAACGCATTCCTCTGCGAGATACGCTTCAGCAATACAACCCTCTGGTCTTGCAGGGTTTCTTACGAAGTCTTTCAGCACTTTCATGTACCTGAATAAGATCAAATTCATCGAAGGTTAGAAGCATGATTTTTGACTGCATAAGATAACAACTTAGAAGGTATAAGTATACCTCTCAAATGGGTACATCCAACGTAAATGGACAGGTCCACATAACCGAGCTTCCCTTCCTAGATGAACTACCAAATGCACCATTATATCGAAGAAACTTGGCGGAAAAAACCTCTCAAACATGCATAGAGTTTCCACAATTTCTGTTTCCATAATCTCTATTTTCTCTCTATCAATAACTCGCTGACAGAGATAATAGAAGAAAGCACACAGGCGTCCAATAGCTATCCTAACACCTTTAGGTAATAACCCTACAATAAAGAACCATTGGAGATCAGACTGAAGACATCTACTTCTGGACAAATACAAAGTTAAAAGAGCGTCATTTGATACCTCTAATCGCAACCGGAAGAAGCTGTTGCATCAACACATGGTAATCATGTGATTTCATTCCTGATATCTTACATTCCTCAAGCTTCACACACCTTGATATATTTGAGCAGTAACCATCCGGACCACGAAATTTAGATAGACGCttgcaaaatattttcttctctttgcTGGACAAAGACCAAGGAGCTGGAGGAAGGTAAGTTCTTTTCCCACGGGGTTGAGGATGTAAATCCTTCCTAATGCCAAGCAGTTCAAGATCTTTTCGAGCGTTAAGTCCATCTTTTGATTTTCCACAATGCAACAACATTGCGATAAGACTTGCAGCAACATTTCTCTCGACATGCATCACGTCTAAATTGTGTCTAACCGGGAGTTCctatacaaaacaaacacacataaaagtGTCAAAGAAAGCTAGAGATAgaacatttattaaaaaagttGACAGATAACTAGATAAGAAACATACCTCCCAATAAGGCAACATGAAAAAGATTGACCGCTTCTTCCATCTAGATAGCTCCTCCTCATCTactgcttcttcctcttcctctgatTCACTGAATTCATCATCCGACTCTGATCCAACAGGCTCTATAATCTTCCTCTTGGTTCCAGTTACTTTCGCATTTCCAAAATCATTCTTGTAATTTCTGAGTATTTGGCTTATGTTATGACCACTCAGAATCCTACCCTTTTTCCCATGCTCAGCTTTCCCTTCAAACCATGATTTCTTTCCACGATAAGCATGTCTCGAAGGTAGACTTTTCCGATGGGACATATATACGTGCTTCCTGCAATTAGTCAGCCACATACTATCTGTGTTTTTCCCACAGACAAGACATCCCATTTTGCCCTTTACCTTACACCCTGCAAGATTTCCATACGCAGAAAAATCCTGAATGGTCTAGAGAAGCATTGCTCTTAACTTGAAAGTGGTGTGACTGAATGCATCATACGTGACCTTTCCTTTCTCCCACATATGGTTTAGATCCTCTATAAGTGGTTCTAAGTACACATCAATATTGTTTCCAGGTTGGGTTGGACCAGGAATCAGCAATGACAACATGATGTTCTCCTCCTTCATACACTTCTCAGGTGACATGTTGTAATTCACTAGCAAAACCGGCCAAGCACTGTAGTTCACATTCTTCATGTTAAAAGGATTGAACCCATCAGTGGACAGTCCAAGCCTAAGATTCCTTTCTTCAGCAACAAATAACGGGTATTTGTCATTCATTTGATCCCAAGTAATAGAATCAACTGGATGTCTGCTTTTTCCATCAGTGCTCTTGTTACTAAAATGCACCTTAAGTCCTTCGCCATTTCCTCTGACCTAAACATCCTCTTCAGACGTGGAATTATCGGAAAATATCTCAGAACTTTCTGTGGAATACCTTTCTTCACATCACCTGTGTGCATGTTAATCTTCCATCTTGAAGCATTGCATTTCGGACAGTTGTCTAGCTTCTCAAACTCCTTTCTGAACAGACAACAGTCGTTCACACAAGCGTGTATCTTCTCATAGCCCATGTCAAAAGATTTCAGAAACCTTTTCACTTCGTACAAGGATGTGTGCAAGACATTCTCCTCGGGCAGCATATGTGGCAAAGTCTCCAGCAAAAGATCGAAGCTTCTATCAACCAACCACTCTGTGTCTTTATCCTAAAGAGTGAAACTATCGCCGACAGCTTGCTGTGGTAAGCACAACTTGGATACAGAGGTCTCTCTGCATCTGCTAGCTTAGCAAGaaactcatcttcttccttatcTTCACCTTCAACAACCTCACTTAGATCACGCTGcctaataaaattttcatcaaGAAACTCAGCTGCTTGGTATAACCCTAAAATCTCTTTGTTTCTCTCACTTGCATTGCTTCTACAGTCAGCCCCTGATATTacttctccatgatgataccaatcCTCCCGGAGCTTGTAACTCAAATCCATTCCCCTAGTTACTAGATGATCAACAACAACATCGGCTGAGTGACGATCTACATTGCGACAGTTTatgcatgggcaaatgaccaacTCACACTCTGCTCAATCTGCACCAACACACCTCACAAACTCCCACGCACCTCTCTCATAACGAGGATCATCTCTTCGGTTAAGACACATGAAAGCATAATTTTAACCCTTTTAATCACACAAGAAACACAAAAAACagtaactataatatatattgtttttcctTACATGGTTAGATGAACCCTTGACTTTTCGACCATTTTTATGTTCAAAGTTTCTAACCGATaaccaacaaaataaaacaaacccATAAGAGTATGTCAAACACCAAACACACACATTGTCATTCACATAAGAACCAATAAACAATCAACTACTCAATCGTCAAACAATCAGATACTAAAACTCacacaatcaacacacaatATAAAATGGTCGAAAAAGAATCACCTCAATAAGATCCTTCAGATTTCAACTCGACTTCACTCCAGAAATGAACAATCAAAAGCTCAAACCTGCAAATCAAAAGAGAACAAACAAGAACCACAAATCAAATTGTATAAGccccaaaaaaatcaaacttcaATCCTCACGATATCAATCCGAAACAGATTTGATTATCTCTAACCTGACTTGGGTTAATACAGACAAAATCGAAACTGGGTTTCGCCTGCAATCTGACCGCCGGCGACGAAAACAAAACCGGCAGGAAGATCTTCGTGAAATTTCGGAGAGATCGAAGTATTGATGAGAAAGAGAGGAGGAAAAGACTAAAAATAAACCAAGTCCTTTACACTTTACCgctattaatgtattttttaatcattttatttccTGGGTTAATGAAATTTTTCACTAGCGATTAAATAACGCTACGAAAAAGTCGGGTTTCGGATTTAACAACTTTTAGTAGCACTTCGTAAATTCGTGCCACCGTGAACTGCTACCAATACCCATATTTCTTGTAGCTTAGGATTTTGCAAGTTTGCATCAGTACTTATTCTTCCTGCGTATTAATTGCCTTTCAGGCTTTATGCATGAATATGCATACTTCGTACGATGATCACTGTATAAAAGTAATTGTGTAAGCTCTTTACCAAGTATTTTACATGTTATGTAATATTCCCCATGTGTAAGAGTAAGTGTGTGAGTTTCTCATGCTTTGCATTTTATGTAATATGCTATTGGTCTAAGAATAAGTGTGTGAGCTTCTCAAAGAATATATTGCAGTTTATGTATCATGTTCCCTGCTAAGAGTAAGTGTGTGAGCTTCTCTGGTAGTACATTGCATTTTATGTAATTCTTCCTGCCTAAAAGTAAATGTGTGAGTTCCTTAAGCAATACATTGCATTTTATGTAATATGCTATATGTCTAAGAGTAGCATGTGAGGTTTTAGACATTATTTTGCATTTTCATGCAATGTACTACCTGAGAAGTTCACACATTTACTTTTAGACAGAGAGCATAtacataaaatgtaaaatattgtaTGAAAATTTCACATGCTTACTCTTAGGTAAATAGCATATTATTAAGATGTAAAGTAGTGCCTGAAAAACTCACACGGTTATATTTATGTAGAAGCATATTACATAACACGTAAAGTATTGTATAAGAAATTTATATGAGAATACCATACGAAACATCACATTTATGcgtaaaattatttacaatatattttgttattctttacaatatattttgttattcttTCTCCATAACTTCTATATATTTATCTGAAATAGtaaacttttaaatataaaatataaattgagaAATACTATATTTTCCTCTgtaaatagaataaaaatataatttctgtTTTAAAAGAACAAATAATAACAGTTTTGCTTAACATTATTATAGAAACAGATATGGAATATATATTGGAGATGTTGTAAGTGGGGTCAAAGTCTGGTCGAGAACAGTCACATATCCCAAGCCGCATTGAAAAAAAgacattacaaaatatattttaagaaataaaagtTGGACTGAACACGTATTTACGTATACGTCTCGCTGGCATATATGCTACAatgacattatatttttttttggaataaattCAAGCGACATTATATTATATAGGCATACATGTACAAGTAAGTCTATATATAAGCTATTATGTAAACACAAATCTATTGACTATAACCAGACTTCTTCATTTGATATCTCTACTTACTCATTTACTTAtctatcttcttttcttttttttgaaaaaaggctacttatctatcttcttcctctctctttctttcctctttgCTTCTTCCTCTCTCTGTGTCACACACTATGAAGAGTTTCAACACCGAACACGAGCACCCCGCTGCGGAATCTGGCGACGTCTTCGCCGAGTCCAATCCTACAAAGAACGTGGATGACGACGGCCGAGAGAAGAGGACGGGGACGTGGCTTACGGCGAGTGCGCATATTATCACGGCGGTGATAGGCTCCGGAGTTTTGTCGTTATCTTGGGCGATAGCTCAGCTTGGTTGGATCGCAGGGCTTTtgattttggtcattttttcttttatcactTATTTCACTTCTACGATGCTCGCTGATTGCTACCGTGCGCCGGATCCCGTCACCGGAAAACGAAACTACACTTACATGGACGTTGTTCGTTCTTAC
Protein-coding regions in this window:
- the LOC125585897 gene encoding uncharacterized protein LOC125585897, whose product is MNDKYPLFVAEERNLRLGLSTDGFNPFNMKNVNYSAWPVLLVNYNMSPEKCMKEENIMLSLLIPGPTQPGNNIDVYLEPLIEDLNHMWEKGKGVRKHVYMSHRKSLPSRHAYRGKKSWFEGKAEHGKKGRILSGHNISQILRNYKNDFGNAKVTGTKRKIIEPVGSESDDEFSESEEEEEAVDEEELSRWKKRSIFFMLPYWEELPVRHNLDVMHVERNVAASLIAMLLHCGKSKDGLNARKDLELLGIRKDLHPQPRGKRTYLPPAPWSLSSKEKKIFCKRLSKFRGPDGYCSNISRCVKLEECKISGMKSHDYHVLMQQLLPVAIRGLLPKGVRIAIGRLCAFFYYLCQRVIDREKIEIMETEIVETLCMFERFFPPSFFDIMVHLVVHLGREARLCGPVHLRWMYPFERYMKVLKDFVRNPARPEGCIAEAYLAEECVRFCSEFLKKTTSYEEKRERNTEFESSSILEGRPKSAGTDCVLSEKDMNIVHLAVIHNMAIVEPYVDMHLQHLQDSNERCRRDATTLWRTHTQKFASWLKEQIPITSQNHEETLKWLAYGPRASARAYSGYIINGLRFHTISVDRVVEILLIDYNTFYIPVFRCQWANIGNGVKVEDGFTLVNLNQSQMAFARDPYILASQANYERGPTRRYSEDDCEDGHADVGPLPTVVAMDADDLVDDSRNARADCEGIYV